CTCCTCCTCCTATACCGCATGTTGAAATCAACCAGGTATCACTTGCACTGATTATGCGGAATTTGACTGTATTCACCATGAAGGAAATTTCGCAGTACATGAAAACCAATGAGCATGTTAATCCTCAAGAACCGGGATCCGCAAGAAAGCTGCGTTTTCTACAGTTGATTATTTTCATGAGAAACCAGTTCCTGAAACTTTATGTGCTGATCAAATGGTGTCGAACTATTAAGAATAACAATTTTCACACGATGATTGACCTCTTAAACTGGTTCAGAGTCGCAAATGCACAAGTCAACAATTGTATATGGGCTCTTAAAAGTAACGTTACGGCTATGTCGAATGCAAAGTTACCGAATGCGGATTTAGTAACAGCGTTGGAAGTCCTGAGCCTTGGAAGAACTAATTTACCTGTGCATAACTTTAGAATGAGTGGTGAAGACGACCCTGAGGCAGTGGCTGGTGGTATGAAGAAGATTCCGCCAAAGCTTGTCTTGCATAGACTTAGAGATTTGAATTTAGCggtatctttgaagattgcGTTGATAGATTTCCCAccacaatttcaaaattatgtcatcaaaaatggtaGGATCTACATCACAGtcgctgaagaatttgagaTTCAGTTAGCTACAATTGACTGTCATTCGCCACTATTCTTCGTCGATTTGCAATTCCTCTTCACTGATCGTAATTTACCTTTGAATAAACTTCGAACAGAGAAAGTTATAAATGAgcttcttttcaagagCGCAAAGCCTTTGCTGGCGTTGCACAATTTCCTGCACAAGTACGTGCTCACTTTGCAACTCTATATGATTCACTCTGAGCTACTGGATATGGAAAGTGGCGGCAAGTTTACTGGGGGAAATCTTGTGCACAGATATGATTCGAAGAAAAGTGTTATTTCAATCAAGTATTGGATTCATAGTAAGTTGGGTCGGAGAGCAAAGATTACTATTGGTGTCGAGAAGTCGACAGAGAGTCTGGTCTTGAAATGGAATAACCCGATCGCTACACAATCAAGGATGCCCGTTAGATATAccaatattttgaaaaatcttgaatCCATCCTAGACGAAATCATGTTCAATCATTCTTATCTTATTAGAGCAGACCTTTTGGCAAAAGGTGTATTCCAAGAGGACGAAGAGAGCCCtgatgttcttcttttccaagttcCAACAACGTGCTTCTCCGTCGCTCCAATACAGTTGAAAATTGACTTGCTCAGCGGAGTATTTTATTTCAAGAACCCCACAGCTTTATTACTGAAGTATGTCAGCCAGATCAACCGTGCAGAAAATGCTGAAGATTTGACTAAAGTCTTACATCGACTGAAGTTAGAAAAAATAAGTCATATCTTGAGAAACATGTTTGAAAAAACTGGTTGGATGTGTAGCAGGGTCATTAAGCTCGACCAACCCATCGAATCACAGACAGCAACCAAGAATTCTAGTAATGCACTTTTGCAAGATGATATCTTCATTCGTTTGCCGAATTGGCTGGCCAACTGGTATTTGATACTCACGGTTATATCATCCAATACTTCATGCATTGttgagaagagaattggCAAGGTAGCATCCGTCAAGGGCAAATGGCAACTCGTTTACCTGGGTAAATCAACTGTAACCACCTCAAGATTAGAAACTATGACTTATCAGAAAGTGTTACATTTACAAAAGACTATTTTCCATAGGGTTGTCAATCATATGATCATCGATTCGTTAAATCAGTTGAATATCAGGAACAAAATTTGTGCCAATGATTTGGCCTCTTCAACTCTACCGCATTACATTGCAGATGACAGTATCGCAAATAGCAATGGAGAGTGCTACACATCGATAATCACGCTCGAGTTGGAGTCATTCTTGGAAGGATCAAAAGCTCTAAATAGCATACTGGAGAGCTCAATGTTCATGAAAATTGACTATTCGCGCTCAGAGATTAAATTGTTTGGTAAGTTCAAGTGTGATACCGCAATGATTAAATGCAAGTGCGACGAATTACTGATCCATTTTGTACCAGATGACGCTCTAGCATTCTACCTTTGCGAAGAACTCACGAATTTAAATTTCATCGGTCAATACTtgaccaaattcaagcaaAAACTAATGCAAATGGTGGTATTAACCGACGTAGTGGAAAGATTACACAGAAACTTCGCATCCGAAGGTTTTAAGATCGTTGCGTTGAAGCCAAATGagatatctttcaaatacCTAAAGGACAGCACAGACAATCAAGATTGTACTATAAGCATAATAACAAGCGACCAAACGGTCGAAAACATGACGGTTCAGCTATCGCCGTCTAATCCGCAGCACATCATACAACCGTTCATCGACAAGGGCCACATGGACTACCACTCCATCTTCAACTACTTGCAATTTACCTCTTCGCTCTTTATTGTTTTCAAAACGATTCTCTCCGAGAACCAAAACAGCACCAATAGTTACACAATGGTAAGTCTCGGCCTACACAACTTGTGCGAATATCAATTACTTTACCATAATCCAGAGTCGGGCACCAAAATTACGGTTATCGTCGAGCTCAAGAACGTATCGCACAACAGGCGCAAGAAAATTCAGTTCTACATTCATTTCTCTGACGAAGAGCACGTCTCTACAAAATCTATGGCATACCCATTAGTGCATCAAGTACGCAACCAGGTCTTTATGCTCGAAACCAGGGACAACAGTGTCGCTACAGGTCCTCGCAAATACCCTCATGCAATCAAACTCGTCGACGGTATATCGTGCGATCCATCAGATGTGGGACCTATCCTATTAGAGATTCACAATATCCTCAGAACCGATAGCAACGTTGTTGGCTCTACGCCTGCAATGAACGGCATTTCCTCTATCAATCCCACGACTATTCCCGCGACCGCAACCACTCTGTGAGCGTCAGTCTGTGAGCGTCAGTCCACAGCTAAGTAGCATTAAATACGCATTGCCGGTCAATCCAGCTAGCAACGCTCTAATTACCTTATACCGCTCAAGCCTTCGAGGACTTCCATAGCTCATACTCGAGATTTTCGAATTTCCCTCTTTCGGACTTCTTGCCCCTCGGTGCCCctcaattttgaaattcttggcatttttaAGCTTTCGAGTTTATTCAAGACCAAAATATATCTGTTCAATCAAGAGTTTAACCAAAGAACGATTAGTTGAATTGACAATGGCCTCACAGGAAGCAGTagttttggaaaagaaggaacTCATCCAGATTGAATCTCGTCCAATTCCCGAGATCAAGAACCCTCACGACGTCAAGATTCAAATTAAGGCAACCGGTATCTGCGGTTCCGATGTGCATTATTTCACACAAGGATCAATTGGTGATTTTGTTGTAAAATCGCCATTGGTTTTGGGCCATGAGTCGGCTGGTGTGGTTGTAGAGGTTGGTGATGCAGTCTCGTCCGTTAAAGTCGGAGATCGTGTAGCTGTGGAACCCGGTGTGCCCAGCAGATACTCCAAGGAAACTATGTCTGGTCATTATAACTTATGCCCTCATATGGCTTTTGCTGCCACCCCACCATACGATGGGACTTTGGTTAAATACTACCTATCCCCAGAGGATTTCGTCTATAAGTTGGCGGATCATatttctttcgaagaaggTGCAGTTGTTGAACCACTGTCGGTTGCTGTCCATGCTAACCGTTTAGCCAACACTGCATTTGGCCAAGCCGTTCTAGTTTTGGGTGCAGGTCCTGTCGGGTTACTGGCAGGTGCAGTAGCCAAAGCGTTTGGTGCCACGGATGTGGTTTTCGTTGATATCTTTGAGTCAAAGCTCGAGAAAGCCAAGCAGTTTGGAGCTACTCGCACTGTTTTGTTTAAGCCAGACTCCGATGAGAATGATCTGGTCAGTCTCGTCACTAAATCACTAGGTGGTTTGCACCCTGACGTTGTCTTTGAGTGCTCTGGTGCTGAAAAGTGCATCAGAGCTGCTGTCAAATCGGTCAAGAGAGGAGGAACCTTTGTTCAAGTCGGTATGGGTAAGGACAATATTAACTTCCCCATCAATGAGTTCTCTCAAAAGGAAGCAACTTTTAAGGGCTGTTTCAGATACTACGAAGGTGATTTTGACGATGCTGTGAAGCTGCTTTCTACCGGTAAAGTCAACGTCAAGCCCTTGATCACCAAGGTTTTCCCATTCGAACAAGCGGTCGAAGCTTATAAGCACAATGTCGAACACGCCAAAGACGTTACAAAGACAATTATCACTGGGCCTCAGTGAACAAAAATTCACGATTCTTATTATATAGACCTGCATAATTTTAAAGAGGTCTCTTAGCTCTAAAGCTTTGTCTACTGGTAAGGAGAAAGAGTCAAGCTGACGAATAACAAGCTAGTATAGAATTATACAGCagacttttgaaagtcGCTTTTGTTACTCGAGAGGTATACTAAATAGAGGATCATATCTCAATAATTTCACTTGAAGGGATTCAAAACTTAAGAGATAGATCCCAGACTACGCCGAATGAAGGAACGCGAGTAAACATAGCATTATATATACTAGCAGACATGCTTACACGCTAAACTCAGACAATGTACAGCACGTTAAATACTTAGGCAATGCTAAGGtgttgaaattgttgaaagcaTACTTTTACTGGTTCAGCTTCGTGGCGAGCATCTGATAGTAAATGGTGACTCTTGCACTTCTTTTAGTTTAAGTAAAGGAATGGTGGCTCGCCATGATGAGACCTGGACCCTTTCCCTCTCAGTGCGTTGGCTAGTTCCTGCGGATTCACCAAGCGGGGTGCACTTTCGATTAAACTATTTTGACACTAAAAGGCTGAAAGAATATAATAAAATAAAAGTTAGTATAACAGTTTGTCTCTACAGCAGTCTCGAATATACACTAAAGCTGAAATGATCA
The window above is part of the Torulaspora delbrueckii CBS 1146 chromosome 3, complete genome genome. Proteins encoded here:
- the RGR1 gene encoding Rgr1p (similar to Saccharomyces cerevisiae RGR1 (YLR071C); ancestral locus Anc_8.15) — encoded protein: MTTELDLEKMLDGKGATGNVGTKEMPKNDELDGVIPNGKRTNSKDIQVLQTPDSNARRVADPAVTPPPIPHVEINQVSLALIMRNLTVFTMKEISQYMKTNEHVNPQEPGSARKLRFLQLIIFMRNQFLKLYVLIKWCRTIKNNNFHTMIDLLNWFRVANAQVNNCIWALKSNVTAMSNAKLPNADLVTALEVLSLGRTNLPVHNFRMSGEDDPEAVAGGMKKIPPKLVLHRLRDLNLAVSLKIALIDFPPQFQNYVIKNGRIYITVAEEFEIQLATIDCHSPLFFVDLQFLFTDRNLPLNKLRTEKVINELLFKSAKPLLALHNFLHKYVLTLQLYMIHSELLDMESGGKFTGGNLVHRYDSKKSVISIKYWIHSKLGRRAKITIGVEKSTESLVLKWNNPIATQSRMPVRYTNILKNLESILDEIMFNHSYLIRADLLAKGVFQEDEESPDVLLFQVPTTCFSVAPIQLKIDLLSGVFYFKNPTALLLKYVSQINRAENAEDLTKVLHRLKLEKISHILRNMFEKTGWMCSRVIKLDQPIESQTATKNSSNALLQDDIFIRLPNWLANWYLILTVISSNTSCIVEKRIGKVASVKGKWQLVYLGKSTVTTSRLETMTYQKVLHLQKTIFHRVVNHMIIDSLNQLNIRNKICANDLASSTLPHYIADDSIANSNGECYTSIITLELESFLEGSKALNSILESSMFMKIDYSRSEIKLFGKFKCDTAMIKCKCDELLIHFVPDDALAFYLCEELTNLNFIGQYLTKFKQKLMQMVVLTDVVERLHRNFASEGFKIVALKPNEISFKYLKDSTDNQDCTISIITSDQTVENMTVQLSPSNPQHIIQPFIDKGHMDYHSIFNYLQFTSSLFIVFKTILSENQNSTNSYTMVSLGLHNLCEYQLLYHNPESGTKITVIVELKNVSHNRRKKIQFYIHFSDEEHVSTKSMAYPLVHQVRNQVFMLETRDNSVATGPRKYPHAIKLVDGISCDPSDVGPILLEIHNILRTDSNVVGSTPAMNGISSINPTTIPATATTL
- the XYL2 gene encoding D-xylulose reductase XYL2 (similar to Saccharomyces cerevisiae XYL2 (YLR070C); ancestral locus Anc_8.16); the encoded protein is MASQEAVVLEKKELIQIESRPIPEIKNPHDVKIQIKATGICGSDVHYFTQGSIGDFVVKSPLVLGHESAGVVVEVGDAVSSVKVGDRVAVEPGVPSRYSKETMSGHYNLCPHMAFAATPPYDGTLVKYYLSPEDFVYKLADHISFEEGAVVEPLSVAVHANRLANTAFGQAVLVLGAGPVGLLAGAVAKAFGATDVVFVDIFESKLEKAKQFGATRTVLFKPDSDENDLVSLVTKSLGGLHPDVVFECSGAEKCIRAAVKSVKRGGTFVQVGMGKDNINFPINEFSQKEATFKGCFRYYEGDFDDAVKLLSTGKVNVKPLITKVFPFEQAVEAYKHNVEHAKDVTKTIITGPQ